The Candidatus Poribacteria bacterium genomic sequence AGTTGTGACAACGTTATATCCGGGCGCATCCCCAGAAGAAGTTGAAAAGCTTGTCACTGCACCTATTGAAGATGCTATTCAGGAGAATGTCAACAAAGTTGAATTATTGTTTTCTACCTCTTCAGAGGGGCGTTCTGTTATCTTTGTCGATTTTGAGGAGATAAGCGATCGGGATTTTGACAAGG encodes the following:
- a CDS encoding efflux RND transporter permease subunit; this encodes MSIPKLSVNNPVLANLLMIIIIVFGVYAWMNLPRELTPEVSVQSAVVTTLYPGASPEEVEKLVTAPIEDAIQENVNKVELLFSTSSEGRSVIFVDFEEISDRDFDK